Proteins from a genomic interval of Cheilinus undulatus linkage group 15, ASM1832078v1, whole genome shotgun sequence:
- the arl5a gene encoding ADP-ribosylation factor-like protein 5A: MGILFTKLWRLFNHQEHKVIIVGLDNAGKTTILYQFSMNEVVHTSPTIGSNVEEIVVNNTHFLMWDIGGQESLRSSWNTYYTNTEFVIVVVDSTDRERISVTKEELYRMLAHEDLRKAGLLIFANKQDVKGCMSVAEISQSLQLTSVKDHQWHIQACCALTGEGLCQGLEWMMSRLRVR, translated from the exons ATGGGAATACTGTTCACGAAGCTATGGAGGCTTTTTAATCATCAAG agCACAAAGTTATCATTGTGGGGCTGGACAATGCTGGCAAGACCACCATTCTTTACCAGTT TTCAATGAATGAGGTGGTTCACACCTCTCCGACAATAGGGAGCAACGTGGAGGAGATTGTCGTCAACAACAcccatttcctgatgtgggacATCGGGGGCCAGGAGTCTCTTAGGTCATCATGGAATACATactacacaaacacagag TTTGTAATTGTGGTGGTAGACAGCACAGATAGAGAGAGGATCTCAGTGACCAAAGAGGAACTCTACAGAATGCTAGCACATGAA GATTTGAGAAAGGCAGGGTTGTTGATCTTTGCCAACAAGCAGGATGTAAAGGGTTGCATGTCCGTGGCTGAAATCTCCCAGAGCCTCCAGCTTACCTCTGTGAAAGACCACCAGTGGCACATTCAGGCCTGCTGTGCTCTAACTGGGGAGGG GTTGTGCCAGGGTCTCGAGTGGATGATGTCACGGCTTCGCGTGAGATGA